In Mercenaria mercenaria strain notata chromosome 14, MADL_Memer_1, whole genome shotgun sequence, the following are encoded in one genomic region:
- the LOC123541547 gene encoding uncharacterized protein LOC123541547 — protein sequence MLLITNEKQQHYVWIKDFNRLMFNKTKDQHKKHFCKSCLQNFSQERILNEHISNCLAINGTQGVKMPKEGSKVQFKNYHKGLAVPFVIYADFESITKKVLTALPSTESSFPGPKTKSSESYTLPYQNHIDCGYGYKVVCCYDDKYTKPTQIYRGPNAVYKLIEKMLEEEEYCKEIFSVNFNKELRMSKKDESEFKKQKFCHICEKEYKENENPVRDHCHITGKFRGSAHSECNINFKLTHKIPVIFHNLRGYDGHFIMQQIGKFKKEINVIPNNMERYMAFMISDLVFIDSFQFMSQSLDNLVKNIPEFKYLSQEFDCESINLLKTKGVYPYDYMDSFKKIKETELPSKEEFYSILNETHISDNEYEHAKNVWHKFKIKTMGEYHDLYLKTDVLLLADVFENFRKLCLEYYKLDPCHYFSSPGLAWDAMLKMTGIKLDLITDIDMYLFIEKGLRGGISYISNRYSKANNKYMKDYNPKLDSKYIMYLDANNLYGWAMCQPLPSGNFKFISEKQFKKLIAKGKTNFIVECDLEYPKELHKTHNDYPLAPEKIKIPDQWLSDYSKNIKTEFEIGKSNVKKLVPTLMKKQNYIVHFKNLELYTQLGLKVTKIHKILTFDSSPWLKKYIDFNAQKRSKAKNSFEKDFFKLMNNSVFDKTMENLRKRVNIKLTHDENILLKYIAKPSFVSSTMFNSNLFGIHRIKESLLLNRPCYVGMCILDLSKYLMYDFHYNYIKEKYEGNCKLLFTDTDSLCYEIKTKDAYEDFYKDKDLFDNSDYDSNSKFYFDNNKKVIGKFKDEAAGIPIVEFVGLRSKMYSYLLENEVNIKKCKGIKKLVVKKTIVHKNYKDTLFNSTQSNHTFKVIRSDKHNLSSYVINKTSLSCYDDKRYILDNGIDTLAYS from the coding sequence atgttattaattaccaacgaaaaacaacaacattatgtttggataaaagactttaatagattaatgtttaataaaaccaaagatcaacataaaaaacatttttgtaaatcatgtttacagaatttttcacaagaaagaatattaaatgaacatatatcaaattgtttagctattaatggtacccaaggtgtaaaaatgccaaaagagggaagtaaagtacaatttaaaaattatcataaaggtttagcagtaccttttgtaatttatgctgattttgaatcaataactaaaaaagttttaactgctttaccatcaactgaatcttcatttccTGGACCAAAGACGAAGTCTTCGGAAAGTTACACtttaccatatcaaaatcatatagattgtggttacggctataaagttgtttgttgttatgacgataaatatactaaaccaacccagatttatagaggccctaatgcagtttataagttgattgaaaaaatgcttgaggaagaggaatattgtaaagaaatatttagtgttaactttaacaaagaactaagaatgtctaaaaaagatgaaagtgaatttaaaaaacaaaagttttgtcatatttgtgaaaaagaatataaggaaaatgaaaatcctgttcgagatcactgtcatataacaggaaaatttagaggaagtgctcactcagaatgtaatattaattttaaactaacacataaaattcctgttatttttcataatttaagaggttatgatggtcattttattatgcaacaaataggaaaatttaaaaaagaaattaatgttattcctaacaatatggaaagatatatggcatttatgatttccgacttggtctttattgattcattccagtttatgtctcaatcattggataacctagtaaaaaatattccagaatttaaatacttatctcaagaatttgattgtgaaagcattaatttattaaaaacaaaaggtgtttatccatatgattacatggattcatttaaaaaaatcaaagaaacagaattaccttctaaagaagagttttattcaattttaaatgaaacacacatatctgacaacgaatatgaacatgctaaaaatgtttggcataaatttaaaattaaaacaatgggagaatatcatgatctatatttaaaaactgacgtattacttttagctgatgtatttgaaaattttagaaaactatgtttagagtactacaaattagatccttgtcattattttagtagtcctgggttagcttgggatgcaatgttaaaaatgactggaattaagttagatttaataactgatattgatatgtatctttttattgaaaagggactgagaggaggaataagttatatttcaaacagatacagtaaagcaaacaataaatatatgaaggattataatcctaaacttgacagcaaatacattatgtacctcgacgccaataacctttacggttgggctatgtgtcaacctttgccctctggaaactttaaatttatatccgaaaaacaatttaagaaattaattgcaaaaggtaaaactaactttatagttgaatgtgatcttgaatatccaaaagaattacataaaacccacaacgattatcctttagctcctgaaaaaattaaaataccagatcaatggctttctgattatagtaaaaatattaaaacagaatttgaaataggaaaaagtaatgtaaaaaaattagttccaactttaatgaaaaaacaaaattatatagttcattttaaaaatcttgaactatatacacaattagggttaaaagtaacaaaaatacataaaatattaacttttgattcatctccttggttaaaaaagtatattgattttaatgctcaaaaaagatctaaagcaaaaaattcatttgaaaaggacttttttaagttaatgaacaattctgtatttgataagacgatggagaatttacgcaagagggttaatattaaattaacacatgatgaaaatattttattaaaatacatagccaaaccttcatttgttagttcaacgatgtttaactctaacctttttggtattcatagaataaaagaaagtttgttattaaacagaccttgttatgttggaatgtgcattctagatttatcaaaatatttaatgtatgattttcattataattacattaaggaaaagtacgagggtaattgtaaattactattcactgacactgattcattatgttatgaaataaaaactaaagatgcatatgaggatttttataaggacaaagatttatttgataatagtgattacgatagtaattcaaaattttatttcgacaataataaaaaagtaattggaaaatttaaagatgaagctgccggcattcccattgttgaatttgtcggattaagaagtaaaatgtattcatatttattagaaaatgaagttaacattaaaaaatgtaaaggaattaaaaaacttgttgttaagaaaacaatagttcataaaaattataaagatactttgtttaattcaacccaaagtaatcacacctttaaagttattcgttctgataaacacaatctttccagttatgttataaataaaacatctttatcatgttatgacgataaaagatatattcttgataatggtattgatacattagcttattcttaa